AGGAACAGTGCAGAAGAGATCGTCAACATGTCTCTTCATTACAAGGAGTGGAAGTGTGATGATCCCTTTTGTTATTGATGGCAATGCTGGAGATGACGTTAGGATTATTTTGGTCTAAGATATGTCTATGTGATTTCAATAGGTGTTGTCTTGTTTGTTACTTTTACTATGCTCCACTATTGTGTTGAGTTTCTttgtttcaaacaaaaaaaaaaataaaataaaatgaagaaatgatttgtgtattattaagtgtattcaagttgtttagaatgatacaatataaaaatatatttataaatgctaagagaattgtaataataaaaacgtagtattctataataaatattcagatatactaaataattttaataaatgctAATTGATCATAATATATTCTAAcaactaatatatttatatataaatacatatattattcaatttattactaacatatatttatattttaatatatattttatattaataattaattttttaataactgattttactaTATACTTAGGATCGTtgttttttaaattgattagatTCATACCTAACTTGGGGAGTTTTCAAGATGAAGAGTCTCACAAATGGGCATTCTGATTCAATATACCTCGTCCACAAGTCACCACAACCCCACTCTTACTTGGAAAAGAGGACTGGAGGAGGCTTCCAATTGAAATGTGTGGCTGTGTGATTTtgcacaataataataaaaaaaagaacattGTCTATGACTATCCCCACAAGAATACtttaaattaaagtaattaaatgGCAACATGTATTCGGTGATGTTTTAACCGCTTAATTAACATCAGtcaaagtagaagaacaacttgAAAGCAAAATCACATATCAAAATTCCAATGGTAATTGCAGGGTAATCACAGTAAAATATGGTGATTATAGAACGGACGTAAAAAATACGCGTTCTCTCTAAATTGATGATAACGGCAATAAACTGAAAGCTGCTAATAATTGCATTATTGTCACGGTGGAATCAAATTCCTTTCTCATGGCTTTGCCTTTTACATCTTTTATTAGAATATACTCCTTTATACATTTGTTGCCGTTCGGGGAACTCTATTATTTTGCTACGTTCATTTGACACTAGTTATTTTTCCAAATTAGAAGAAAACAGAATATTGTTATTCTCTCCATCACTATGGGCAACTTCTGATTCGATCCAGTTATAGTTATTTTACTTGCTAATGGGGAAATCGCTTAAGAAGCAGAAATCAGATTTGCAGGTACTTTGGGACAGAATCTATTCCAAATCATTATTAACCAATCATGGACAATGGTTAAGACCATTGATGTGTATAGTCATGGACTATTGCCATTGAATCAATACCCTAATTAACTAGAGATTGGCATTCCCTTGTatgaaatttataaaatattataggTTGTAATAGTCATACACTACCGTATGTCTAACAATActtaataatatatattctttGCGAGAACCTTTTAAATATGGTATAAttgtcaaattttaatttgtgtcattGTTATAATAAATTAGAGAATGacctaaaacatattttttttaaagttaggaGTGAGATTTAAATTCAAGATCTTTAGATAAGAAtagagagactatgtcatttgagttataatttgttgaaacttaaaacatatttttttatttattcaatatctttaactaatattttagttcataattataaaattgaagtTCATAACGtaaaattgatgtattttttattgaataataattaattatataaatatttaaatcacaCATAATATCTATTCAATTAGCACCTTTAAATTATTATTGGATATCCGAAATCAAacgatataaaatattttatttgttaattatcaTACAAATCATAGGTCAATATATAGTAATAATCATTAGAAATTCTCATAgagttaattaaataattatatatctatatatcattatatatataatttaataaataaaatatattaattttgattcaataaaaaagatttattatTGATCTATTTGAATTATATATTAATGTCGCTCTTAATAATTTTagctacaaaaaaaaaagtttggattaaattataaaaaattgatctcttaatattattatttttattataataataaatttctaAATCTAGTATATTAatcatttaataaaataatacgtaTAATAATAACATCGAATTATTTAACATATAATAAGttgatttataataatattattattcccAACAATGAGTTGGtagcatattattgttttcccaGCTGTGAGGTTCTTCTCAAGTAGGGGAACTGAAATGGAAACTTCATATAAATTAAAGCACGCACCTTGTTAGCTTGGAGACTTTGAAGGATGCATGATCTATTTATCTTTGATTTTAGGTTAGTTGATAACTTGCTGTTGCCATGGATGCATCATCCTTTATATATATGAGTGGTTGTCTCGtcatctttctatatttttttaaagtttattattatgtatcaataattaaaaataaaaacaaagtataaaataatgtataaaattataagataCAATAATATTACATtgctaataaatattattattttaaacttgTATTTAGTTAGCAATAGTTGGCCACctatatttacaaaaatttatacatatatgaactatatattttttagaatttatacaCCGGTTAACACAACTTGTACTCATAGTTATCagaatttacataaataaattaataaaatatatttgtagaaaataatttgatgtttatattaactaaatattgattaaaattactaaaaaaaatacttgtctcaaaattttttgtttaaaatataatatactttTAATTGAACAACAAGCAATATTATTTCACATACAAAATTCATTCGCAACCAGACGATCCAAAAGTGCATGATTCCATGGCAAGTTAGGAACTCATACAATCATTGTACTAATCAAACCTAAATTCATATGACTAAATTCATGAAGAAGTTGGATGGCTCGATGATCTACCTTCCATCTACAAATCATATCTGTCCTTCCAGTCTGTCTCCCACAGGTAACTAGCAATAGTTATGAATATGATAGTACATCATGTTGGaagtttttattataatataaatttttattatagtcTAATTGTAATTACTTAATATAAAGTAATATATTActtgtttaaaattaaagaatactttattttttaaataaggtATTTTAATTGtatctaaatatttttgtaataaaaaaatacttctttttcttaaaaaaaaaaacaactcaaATAAACACATAAACAGAGTGctgtatttgtttttaatttaaagaacCTCCCTAGCCATTTCAATTTTCAAAGTCTTCATTCTAAGTTTGAACTACATCATAAGATAGTCAAACGCACACCAGATGCGATTATGCATTGTGCATTATAGAATTCCAATTCCATTCCATTTGATTTCTAAAGCGCTTTTATCCCTAATGAAAAAGCTTAGATAATGAAAACataattattagaatttaattgtCCTATGATAACATATTTCATTTTCATATATGTAATTGTGcgcatttttatttattatttaaccaATTATGAAAATATTTACCTAAAAAGTAAGATAATATACAATGACATATTAATTATCTCTGTTGTTATTTAAAGGTAAAGAAGAATATTTGAAATAAGCTAATCTTAAATATGTAATCATATGTCTATTTTTTTGTTGACTAATCATATGTCTATTTACCTATCTTATAAAACATTTTTTTGCTTAATACATTTTTCAAAGATAAAAATTTCTCCTCATATATACTAATTACTTACTTATTAGCATTTATAATTACATTTGACTAAATGAAAGACTTCTATTGACAAAGtcagataaaaatatcttttttaaagcaagaaagagacaaatatttttcttttatcttctaTTAAATGATTTAAATCCTTAATCcttttaaattgaattgaattggcaGAATTGCGCAAGGTTTCCGTTTCCGCGTCACTTTAGGCGAAATTACAGAATCTACCCTTCCTTGATCTCCGTTAGTGGGGGCCCATTAGTCTCGAACAGTAAGCATTAGTATATAATAAAGGAAGCAGACACGGTAGACCTTCCTCAAGGTTCCGAAACCGCGCCATCTCGCGGCACCGGCACCGAAACCCAAATCGGTCATTTCCGAACCAAAAAAGAaacactaaaagaaaaaaaaaaagagaaagagagagaaggtggTTGATGATGGAGAGAAGCGATTATGCGATGCGTGGAAGGAAGCCGGGTGAGTGAGAATGCTGCGCTGCAGCTGCAGAGGATCACGCCTCCTCCTCCATTCCCACATGGCGCTCGATCCTAGCAAACCCTAACTTTTTCCTTTCCCTCCTTCATTCCTTCCTTATCCAGGTCTTGATCCTTTTTCGTCATTgcgttcattcattcattctccattttttttctttgtgaagaAATTTCAGAATCTGGATCAGGTACAGCTACAGATACAGATACAGTGATGGGTGAGGTGGGGAAAATACTGTACATGGTTGTGGTTGATGACGACGCCGACAAGAAGGACAAAGGAAAGGACTCTTTTCGCTACACTCGCCCTGTTCTTCAGAGCACGCTCCAGCTCATGGGATGCAAAGCTCGCCATGCCTTCAAGgtatactttcttttttttttctctctctctctaaatatgatttttcattaaaataaaatatatatatatagaaaaaatccCGAATGAATGTGTTTTGAGGTGTTGATCTGGACTGCCATGTGAGTGTGTGtgtatatttgattatttttggactttttttttttaattgagaatGCATTTGATTTATTGTGTTGTTGAGTCTCCTGTTGTGGGTCATATGCGGATGTTATGTTCATTCTGTTAAAAAAGGTAGATCTATGTTGGAAGTTACTAATATTGCAATGGAATACTCAATAACTGATGCGTTGTTGTTAATTAGTTGGTATCTAATATTGTTAACATGCATTATATGGTTCTATCAATCTGTGTTGTTCATGGCTTCTTTGTATGATTGACCTTTCAGAATTCTAATAAATTTGTCTCGACTTTGTTGACAAAATTATTCTGAATACTTTTCCTGTTTTCCATCTTACCAGATCAGCCAAAGAGTATTTGAGCTCACAAGGAATGGGAGTTCTACTGATGATTTTCAGTCCGACGGAATGATATTGTCTGGTTTCCATGCTTCCAACAGTAATATTGTTGAAAAAGATGCTCGTGCTGCTGCTGCTATTTGCCTGGATAAAACAGACCTCGGCAGTCATTTGGTTTTAGGGAAAGATTACCAAAGGAAGAGTATACCATTTGAGTTGTACAAGAGACGCACAACAGTATTTGTCCAGAGAGAGAAATTTCTAGACATTGTCTGCGAAGCTTTGGCTGAGTACAAATACATGGGCCCAAACCAGAGAGCCGACTTGGCATTAGCATGCAAGTATGTTATTAAATAATTTCTTTGCTGATGAGTGAAACTACGGAGTTTAATATGAAGTTCATCATATTTGGAGCTCACTAGTATGAAACATGGACTGCTTCctattattttctgcaattttccCACTcatttcttttttcattattttcttgGATGGCAGGATTCGAGAACGAAAGGAATCCATGACAGTGCTGTTGTGTGGCACCAGTGGCTGTGGCAAATCCACATTGTCTGCACTGCTGGTATCTTAGCATGTTGTCTTTTTTGTGATTACAAATATGTATTGTGGTATTGCcagattttttttctaaatttgggGTAGGATATGTAACATATAGTaagaattaaaattgaaactaaagcaCCCTCTAGTTCAAAAATTTAGCTAATGATTTTAACTTCAGGGTAGCCGATTGGGAATCACAACTGTGGTATCAACTGATTCTATAAGGCACATGATGAGAAGTTTTGCTGATGAGAAGGAGAATCCTTTGCTTTGGGCCTCCACTTACCATGCAGGGGAGTGTTTGGATCCTATTGCTGTTGCAGAAGCAAAGGCCAGAAGGAAATTTAACAAGCAGGCTGGTGTGTTACATACACTTTCCAAGGATGAATTAAACGAGGATCATAATTCTAGGAAACCTGATACCCGGACATTGGAGGTTGGATCTGGTGCTGCTACTGAACTGCTAAATGCAAAACAAATGGCTGTAGAAGGATACAAGGCGCAAAGTGAGATGGTGATTGAAAGTCTTGACAGACTAATCACTGCCTGGGAAGAACGAAAAGAGTCTGTTGTTGTTGAGGGAGTTCACTTGAGTCTTAACTTCGTTGTATGTTGATTCTTTCTATCTTTGGTCCTTTactgtttctttccttttctctgtCAATTACATGGtattatattttcatcttctCATAGCAATAATAAATTACTATGCAGATGGGGCTTATGAAGAAACATCCCTCAATCATACCATTCATGATATACATTACAAATGAGGACAAGCATATGGAAAGATTTGCTGTTCGAGCAAAGTATATGACATTGGACCCAgctaaaaataaatatgtaaagtATATTAGAAACATTAGGACAATCCAGGATTATCTCTGTAAGCGTGCTGACAAACATTTAGTTCCCAAAATAAACAATACAAATGTTGATAAGAGTGTAGCAGCCATCCATGCTACCGTCTTTGGTTGTCTTCGTAGGCGTGAAGCTGGAGAACAGTTATATGATCCTGTTAGAAATACAGTAACAGTTGTAGATGAGGAATATCAAAATCAATGTGCAGCCAATTCTCTGGGCTCGAAAGGAATGTTTCAGTTGATCCAGAGAAAAGGTTCTTCTAGGCATCTTATGGCTCTTGTAAACAGTGATGGATCTGTGGCAAAGGCTTGGCCTGTTCATTCTTTTGACGGTAATGGCAAACCTATATGGGGCTATGGACCTGAGAATGGCATTGGAAATCTAATGTATGGACCTTTACGGATCGGCAAGGCAGAAACTGTAAATCTTCAGTTTGGTTTGTATGGGATCAGTGCTTGGCCCAGTGATGGAGGCACTAGTCGCACTGGAAGTGTCGATGAGTCAAGAGCGGATGAGACTGATACAGGAAGCAGATATCTATCCTCGTGCTGTAGCTCACCAAGGCTGTCCGATGGACCGGCAAAGGAGGTAAGTTTGAATATTTTGTTCAAAATGTAAATGTCTAGTTTTATAGTCATGGAAGATTTGATTGTCAAACTTCACTTGCGTGTTTTCACCATTTTTTAGGTCAAGGAGGATCTTTCAGTGCATGGCAGTGATGAAGAGATTGATGATCAACTGGAGGCGGGCAGTGATGAAGATTTAAGTGACGATGGTGACAAACATCGCCATGAGGAGGTAGAAATTCATATGCTAACTCAAACGATTTATCTTTCTTACATATCTGTATATTTGATTAAAATAACGGAGAGTACTTTCAGGTTACCTTTGGTATTGCCCTTGCTAGCAAACgtattaattgatgatgttgcAAATATTATCATTCTATTCAATGATTCTGCCCTTTGAGGCACATAGACTTATACTGCAAATTTGGAGGCACACAGTTGTATTTAACTATCTTTCGTAAAATTTACAAGCTTGTTTATTGATGTGCAGATTGGATCAGTTGACGAGGAATCTACGAAGTCTGACGAGGAGTATGATGATTTAGCCATGCAAGATGTGCAGGCGAGCGGGTATTGGTCAGATGACGACGATGGATTCAAGAATAAGGTCAATTCTGTTTCCTGGGACCAAGGTACAAAATTGCAAGGCAGTAAGTATCGCCAGAACTTGGATCTCTTCCTTAGAACTAGAAGTGAGCCAGTGACAGAGTCCCTGTGCTCATATTCGTCTTTGCTTGTGGAAAAGAGTGAAAAGAGGTTGCCACCGACTGGTAAAGCCAAATTGAGAAAACGATCCCTGAGTATTCCTGCACTATGAAAAAGGATTCATCAACTATAGGTAGTAGGATCcttctttggtttatttttatttagggtTGGTCACATCTGAGATTTTGCTAACAGTGTATATTACTGTTGAAATGGTAGAAGTAGTTGTGTGTTTTGACTTTAGTCATCTAATCATTTGCGGATATATAAACTTCTCAAgttttttcctccaaacttttgaGTTGAGTTGCGAAcgaatcttttatttattttgcttagaTGATTGGTACTTTGGTGGTATTTAGTGATAGCACTTTCTATCGTTTAATTTAACAATAATTCTATCAATATTCTTTCTTAGGAAAAAGGCTCTAGTATGTAGTAGACCAATAGTATCCCGCTCGTTGAGACTTTTTTTTTGGGTAGTCAACTACttgaagatttatttatttattttaaaatttagggtACAATCAACCAAGTTGGATTGGTCTAATGGTTagttcactagtccgcttaaacaagtgtcggggGTTTGAATCTCCCCTTGTACATGCAGCAACCTAggttgaaaaccaaaaaaaaaaaatttagggtACAATCTATGGTAAATATTATGTAGACACCTTTAGTTCTattaaacaaagaagaaagtCATCCACCATATTCTGGATTAAAAAAGATAAGTTATCTGAAATTGTAGTAaggtatgatttattttattttatatttttcggtCTTGAAAACTTGTACGTTTATACtggactgaaaaaaaaaattgatattatccCCTTAAAAACAAAACGAACTAACAATCTATCATCATctgaccccaaaaaaaaaaaaaaacctcaccACCATCATGATTAACTGAAGCAATCTCAcgtccgaaaaaaaaaaaaaaaacgaagcaatCTCGTCATCAATACCGGCAATACGCTTCCTATGAAGTATTACCATTTACTTCCCTTCCTACGATTCCAAATTTAGGTTAGTCACTCACTTTTGATGACTAAATGCTCAAAAAGTCAAAAGTCTCCGGTGAATTATGGGTAAAGGAGAGCAACTTGGTTGGTTCTGAGAATGTGTGTGAACAAATACATATGGATGACATAAATCAAACCTTTGTTGTATACTTGTATTTATCGTAATAcgttttcaaatatatatatattttattaataaagatTTATCTATAAATAGAATAGTACtgaatattattaaatttgaaaaattttatagagGATTtcgaataaattcaaaatttaataggttaataaaatatataaatctgaatatattatttctattgaatatttaaatttatttttttattaaggtttttttattttgtgattttattctataaatttaattatattaaataaaaagattttgaaagttgaattcaatttttattttgagatttgtttttaagttttacaaTATACTATAGCAATATACTttctctatatataaatataagatgatataaatattaagtatagaagattttttaaatagataaaaaagTTTGATCCCTCCCTCTCTATAATGtcttagttttctttatttttaggaaGAAGATACAAAAATATATCTGAAAGTTCACACGCTGGACACGACTACACTTCAATTATTTAATAGTCATGCGTGCACAGTATTTATACATTCTGGCAGACACATTCACTCTTCCGACCATCGGCGTGTGGCGTCATTAGTTTGAGTGGACACATGGCTCCCTTTACTCCTTGCTGGCACCATTAGTTTGAGTGAGGTGTCTCCGTAGTGCCAACTCAGaataaatcatttattttaatgattaattaaacaaaattaattagaaATCCTTCGTTCTCTTTTATCTTCAGAAAGAAGATGCTTTGTGTTAAAACCCTAACGGATAACTAAGAACATGTGTTCATTACAGAAAAAATCGAGCTCGTTATCCCTAAATTATGGCAGCGCTGTTGGTGGTGGATCTTCGTTACtgaggaacaagaagaagaagaagaaatttgaCTACAACAATGACAAGTATTTGCAAGGGATTGAAGCTATGGTACTTAAGTCTAGAACATAGTGAAATTCAAACAGATTCTTTTTGCGTGTCCTCTATGGGAAGTAGGTTTCGAAATTATGTTGCTTTTTCTTATTAGAGTTAGGGTTTAAttaatttctttccttcttcatcCCTTTCGATTGTTGTGTCAAATTTTCAGAGTGCTAAACATTATTGGTGTGAATATTTTGTTTGACTGTACGAAGTTGAAGGAAAAACAAGAAACATGGGGACAGAGGTTGTATATGAAGAAAGGTCATGGAAACAATCATACTAGGAAATGATTGAGCTTACAGAGTGTATAACAAATTTGAAAGAAGATGCGCAAAAATTACAGAAGACAGTTAATCAAATTAGGGATGAAATAAAGTGTAATAAGAATATGGTTTTGGGCATTTATTTGGGGTTGAAATTTTGTGCATTatgaatttttatgatatatgttcAGAAGTGAGGATCATGTGTAATCATTTTGAaacttgcattgaataaatgaaaaaaaagttcTGTGTTCTTGCAAATTTCATATTGTAATTTGTGTAACATTAACCATTGACAACACAAAGAAGTGTAAACCTGtgtaaattaagaacaaaataaGCAATTGTCAACTTTAATCACAATGACTGTGACTCATAATCAAGCAACTTATTATCATTGTAAAGACAGATAATACCCaaagatttttaattaattttgtttaattaatcattaaaataaatgGTTTATTCTGAGTTAGCACTAAGGGGACATCTCACTCAAACTAACGGTGTCAGTATAGAGTAAAGAAAGCCACGTGTCCACTCAAACTAATGATGCCACACACCGATGGCCGGAAGAGTAAATGTGTCTGTCGAAGTGTATAAATCTGTGCATGCATGACTTATTAAATGATTAAGATGTAGTCGTGTCCAGCGTATGA
This region of Arachis hypogaea cultivar Tifrunner chromosome 8, arahy.Tifrunner.gnm2.J5K5, whole genome shotgun sequence genomic DNA includes:
- the LOC112706819 gene encoding P-loop NTPase domain-containing protein LPA1 homolog 2 isoform X1, coding for MMERSDYAMRGRKPEISESGSGTATDTDTVMGEVGKILYMVVVDDDADKKDKGKDSFRYTRPVLQSTLQLMGCKARHAFKISQRVFELTRNGSSTDDFQSDGMILSGFHASNSNIVEKDARAAAAICLDKTDLGSHLVLGKDYQRKSIPFELYKRRTTVFVQREKFLDIVCEALAEYKYMGPNQRADLALACKIRERKESMTVLLCGTSGCGKSTLSALLGSRLGITTVVSTDSIRHMMRSFADEKENPLLWASTYHAGECLDPIAVAEAKARRKFNKQAGVLHTLSKDELNEDHNSRKPDTRTLEVGSGAATELLNAKQMAVEGYKAQSEMVIESLDRLITAWEERKESVVVEGVHLSLNFVMGLMKKHPSIIPFMIYITNEDKHMERFAVRAKYMTLDPAKNKYVKYIRNIRTIQDYLCKRADKHLVPKINNTNVDKSVAAIHATVFGCLRRREAGEQLYDPVRNTVTVVDEEYQNQCAANSLGSKGMFQLIQRKGSSRHLMALVNSDGSVAKAWPVHSFDGNGKPIWGYGPENGIGNLMYGPLRIGKAETVNLQFGLYGISAWPSDGGTSRTGSVDESRADETDTGSRYLSSCCSSPRLSDGPAKEVKEDLSVHGSDEEIDDQLEAGSDEDLSDDGDKHRHEEIGSVDEESTKSDEEYDDLAMQDVQASGYWSDDDDGFKNKVNSVSWDQGTKLQGSKYRQNLDLFLRTRSEPVTESLCSYSSLLVEKSEKRLPPTGKAKLRKRSLSIPAL
- the LOC112706819 gene encoding P-loop NTPase domain-containing protein LPA1 homolog 2 isoform X2, with the translated sequence MMERSDYAMRGRKPESGSGTATDTDTVMGEVGKILYMVVVDDDADKKDKGKDSFRYTRPVLQSTLQLMGCKARHAFKISQRVFELTRNGSSTDDFQSDGMILSGFHASNSNIVEKDARAAAAICLDKTDLGSHLVLGKDYQRKSIPFELYKRRTTVFVQREKFLDIVCEALAEYKYMGPNQRADLALACKIRERKESMTVLLCGTSGCGKSTLSALLGSRLGITTVVSTDSIRHMMRSFADEKENPLLWASTYHAGECLDPIAVAEAKARRKFNKQAGVLHTLSKDELNEDHNSRKPDTRTLEVGSGAATELLNAKQMAVEGYKAQSEMVIESLDRLITAWEERKESVVVEGVHLSLNFVMGLMKKHPSIIPFMIYITNEDKHMERFAVRAKYMTLDPAKNKYVKYIRNIRTIQDYLCKRADKHLVPKINNTNVDKSVAAIHATVFGCLRRREAGEQLYDPVRNTVTVVDEEYQNQCAANSLGSKGMFQLIQRKGSSRHLMALVNSDGSVAKAWPVHSFDGNGKPIWGYGPENGIGNLMYGPLRIGKAETVNLQFGLYGISAWPSDGGTSRTGSVDESRADETDTGSRYLSSCCSSPRLSDGPAKEVKEDLSVHGSDEEIDDQLEAGSDEDLSDDGDKHRHEEIGSVDEESTKSDEEYDDLAMQDVQASGYWSDDDDGFKNKVNSVSWDQGTKLQGSKYRQNLDLFLRTRSEPVTESLCSYSSLLVEKSEKRLPPTGKAKLRKRSLSIPAL
- the LOC112706819 gene encoding P-loop NTPase domain-containing protein LPA1 homolog 1 isoform X3, which translates into the protein MGEVGKILYMVVVDDDADKKDKGKDSFRYTRPVLQSTLQLMGCKARHAFKISQRVFELTRNGSSTDDFQSDGMILSGFHASNSNIVEKDARAAAAICLDKTDLGSHLVLGKDYQRKSIPFELYKRRTTVFVQREKFLDIVCEALAEYKYMGPNQRADLALACKIRERKESMTVLLCGTSGCGKSTLSALLGSRLGITTVVSTDSIRHMMRSFADEKENPLLWASTYHAGECLDPIAVAEAKARRKFNKQAGVLHTLSKDELNEDHNSRKPDTRTLEVGSGAATELLNAKQMAVEGYKAQSEMVIESLDRLITAWEERKESVVVEGVHLSLNFVMGLMKKHPSIIPFMIYITNEDKHMERFAVRAKYMTLDPAKNKYVKYIRNIRTIQDYLCKRADKHLVPKINNTNVDKSVAAIHATVFGCLRRREAGEQLYDPVRNTVTVVDEEYQNQCAANSLGSKGMFQLIQRKGSSRHLMALVNSDGSVAKAWPVHSFDGNGKPIWGYGPENGIGNLMYGPLRIGKAETVNLQFGLYGISAWPSDGGTSRTGSVDESRADETDTGSRYLSSCCSSPRLSDGPAKEVKEDLSVHGSDEEIDDQLEAGSDEDLSDDGDKHRHEEIGSVDEESTKSDEEYDDLAMQDVQASGYWSDDDDGFKNKVNSVSWDQGTKLQGSKYRQNLDLFLRTRSEPVTESLCSYSSLLVEKSEKRLPPTGKAKLRKRSLSIPAL